Proteins from a genomic interval of Fodinicurvata sp. EGI_FJ10296:
- a CDS encoding xanthine dehydrogenase family protein subunit M: MNPFSYSRVTDAADAISRVRDGRGARCIAGGTDLLQLLQERVEDADELLDLNDLPIRGISSSIDGIHIGALTTLADVADDPTVRDQLPVVAEALGETASPQVRNMATMGGNLLQRTRCPYFRDRAVPCNKRDPGTGCPAIDGQNRMHAIFGGSEHCIAVQPSDLAVALVALDAEILVSSGTERSIKVEDLYRLPGETPHVDTVLDPGEIITAIVIPASATKLRSRYFKVRDRASFEWALASAAVAIDVDPDGRVQDLRIAVGGVATKPWRLRNVEAALANRVLDAEAIFEARGLAAGGAESHGRNAYKVPMLQGIVARALSVVGERT; the protein is encoded by the coding sequence ATGAACCCGTTCAGCTATTCCCGCGTCACAGATGCCGCCGATGCGATCAGCCGCGTTCGCGACGGACGCGGGGCGCGATGCATCGCCGGCGGCACCGATTTGCTGCAGTTGCTGCAGGAACGCGTCGAGGATGCCGATGAACTGCTGGACCTGAACGATCTGCCGATACGCGGCATTTCCAGCAGCATCGACGGCATCCATATCGGCGCGCTGACGACGCTGGCTGATGTCGCCGATGATCCGACCGTTCGTGACCAGCTTCCCGTCGTTGCCGAGGCGCTGGGCGAGACCGCCTCGCCCCAGGTCAGGAATATGGCGACCATGGGCGGCAATCTGCTGCAACGGACCCGCTGCCCGTATTTTCGCGACCGGGCGGTTCCCTGCAACAAGCGCGACCCCGGAACCGGCTGCCCGGCGATCGACGGGCAGAACCGCATGCACGCCATTTTCGGTGGCAGCGAACACTGCATCGCCGTTCAGCCGTCCGATCTGGCGGTCGCCCTGGTCGCGCTGGACGCCGAGATACTGGTTTCGAGCGGAACCGAACGCAGCATCAAGGTCGAGGACCTTTACCGGCTGCCGGGCGAGACACCCCATGTCGATACCGTCCTCGACCCGGGCGAGATCATCACCGCGATCGTCATCCCGGCCTCCGCCACAAAGCTGCGCTCTCGCTATTTCAAGGTGCGCGACCGGGCGAGCTTCGAGTGGGCGCTGGCTTCGGCGGCGGTCGCCATCGATGTCGATCCCGACGGGCGGGTGCAGGACCTGCGCATCGCGGTCGGCGGCGTGGCGACGAAACCGTGGCGGCTGCGTAACGTCGAAGCGGCACTGGCCAACCGCGTCCTCGACGCCGAGGCGATTTTCGAAGCCCGCGGGCTGGCAGCGGGCGGCGCAGAATCGCACGGGCGCAATGCCTATAAGGTGCCAATGCTGCAGGGTATCGTGGCGCGCGCGCTGTCAGTGGTCGG
- a CDS encoding (2Fe-2S)-binding protein → MTNDDKEIEITLSVNGQQRRVRVDPRTTLLDALRDRLKLTGTKKGCGLGQCGACTVLVDGRRIVSCLTLGAMNDGRAVTTIEGQAEGRLDRIQAAFVEHDAFQCGYCTPGQIMSAAGLIAEGRASSDSEIREGMSGNLCRCGAYTNIVAAVRAAAGESGT, encoded by the coding sequence ATGACGAACGACGACAAAGAGATCGAGATCACGCTGTCAGTGAATGGTCAGCAGCGCCGCGTCCGGGTCGACCCGCGCACGACGCTGCTGGACGCGTTGCGCGACAGGCTGAAGCTGACCGGCACGAAGAAGGGCTGCGGCCTGGGCCAATGCGGCGCCTGCACGGTGCTGGTCGACGGGCGGCGAATCGTCTCGTGCCTGACGCTGGGCGCCATGAACGACGGCCGCGCGGTCACGACGATAGAGGGGCAGGCCGAGGGTCGTCTCGACCGTATCCAGGCCGCGTTCGTCGAGCACGACGCCTTTCAGTGCGGCTATTGCACACCCGGGCAGATCATGTCGGCGGCGGGCCTGATCGCCGAGGGACGCGCAAGCTCGGACAGCGAAATCCGCGAAGGCATGAGCGGCAATCTCTGCCGCTGCGGCGCCTATACCAACATCGTGGCAGCGGTGCGCGCAGCCGCCGGGGAGAGTGGCACATGA
- a CDS encoding hydantoinase/oxoprolinase family protein has product MSRVKVAIDIGGTFTDAVLRDAGTDASAANSDIVAKVLTTPAAPEDGFLQALDRVLAAGGRMASEIGAIIHGTTLATNAVLERRGARVALLVTEGMRDVLSIGMESRFDQYDLMIQRTPHLVADDAIVPVRERMAADGEALVGLTEAEIERVVARVREMAPESIAIGFLHAYRDGRHERALADALAAALPDIPVSLSHEVSPEAREYERLSTTVVNAYVRPMMDGYLRRLDDTLTARGMSGSLLLVTSSGALTGVEDARHFPVRLIESGPAGGAVLAAGLARDEGEPAVMSFDMGGTTAKLCLIRDGQPLLGRTFEVDRAARFLKGSGLPVRIPVVELVEIGAGGGSIAAIDSLGRLAVGPESAGADPGPACYGQGGTRPTVTDADSVLGKLGPGLLAGGSLTLDTAAARQAVETGIGAALGLDADAAARGIETMVDESMVNAARAHAAEHGESLGRFTMVAFGGAAPLHAASLAAKLGIARVIVPRDAGVGSAVGFLDAPVAFDIVVSRQMLLDRLDGAAVTALYDDMAERAGAVVARGAPDRPTRANRIAFMRYRGQGHEIPVDVPDRALIDDDAALLAERFRDAYTALFGRALPHASVEVTSWGLRVEAEGADLLQETGKRRAEQSDRTGASPAALADGVIARADLAAGQSVEGPAVITEETTTTFVPAGVRAELLPSGALLLTANQGAAQ; this is encoded by the coding sequence ATGAGCAGGGTCAAGGTTGCGATCGATATCGGCGGCACGTTCACCGATGCCGTACTTCGGGATGCCGGAACTGACGCCAGTGCCGCGAACAGCGACATTGTTGCCAAGGTGTTGACGACGCCGGCCGCGCCTGAGGACGGCTTTTTGCAGGCGCTCGACCGCGTTCTGGCGGCCGGTGGCCGGATGGCATCGGAAATCGGCGCCATCATCCACGGTACCACGCTGGCGACCAATGCGGTTCTGGAACGCCGGGGCGCGCGGGTCGCGCTGCTGGTGACCGAGGGTATGCGCGACGTGCTGTCGATCGGCATGGAGAGCCGCTTCGATCAGTACGACCTGATGATCCAGCGCACGCCGCATCTGGTGGCCGATGATGCCATCGTGCCTGTGCGCGAGCGTATGGCGGCCGACGGTGAGGCGCTGGTTGGGCTGACCGAGGCCGAGATCGAGCGCGTTGTTGCCCGGGTGCGGGAAATGGCGCCGGAGTCGATCGCCATCGGCTTTCTGCATGCCTATCGCGACGGCCGCCACGAACGGGCCCTGGCCGACGCACTGGCGGCCGCGCTGCCGGACATTCCCGTCAGCCTGTCGCACGAGGTCAGCCCCGAGGCGCGCGAATACGAACGGCTGTCGACGACGGTGGTCAATGCCTATGTAAGGCCGATGATGGACGGCTATCTGCGGCGCCTGGACGACACGTTGACCGCACGCGGGATGAGCGGATCGCTGTTGCTGGTGACCTCCAGCGGCGCGCTGACCGGCGTCGAGGACGCGCGGCACTTTCCCGTCCGGCTGATCGAAAGCGGCCCGGCAGGCGGCGCGGTGCTGGCGGCCGGGCTGGCGCGGGACGAGGGCGAGCCTGCGGTCATGAGCTTCGACATGGGCGGGACAACGGCCAAGCTGTGCCTGATCCGCGACGGCCAGCCGCTGCTCGGCCGCACTTTCGAGGTCGATCGCGCCGCCCGCTTCCTCAAGGGCAGCGGACTGCCGGTGCGGATTCCGGTGGTGGAACTGGTGGAAATCGGCGCCGGTGGCGGATCGATCGCGGCCATCGACAGTCTGGGCCGGCTGGCGGTCGGTCCCGAAAGCGCCGGGGCCGATCCCGGTCCGGCCTGCTATGGCCAGGGCGGTACACGCCCGACGGTGACCGATGCCGACAGCGTTCTCGGTAAACTGGGCCCGGGTCTTCTGGCGGGCGGTTCGCTGACCCTGGATACAGCGGCCGCGCGCCAGGCGGTCGAAACCGGCATCGGCGCCGCGCTGGGGCTGGATGCCGACGCCGCGGCGCGCGGTATCGAGACCATGGTCGACGAGTCGATGGTCAATGCCGCCCGCGCGCACGCCGCCGAACATGGCGAGTCGCTGGGCCGATTCACCATGGTCGCCTTTGGCGGGGCGGCGCCGCTGCATGCCGCGTCGCTGGCGGCCAAGCTGGGTATCGCGCGGGTGATCGTGCCGCGCGATGCCGGGGTCGGGTCGGCGGTGGGCTTTCTCGATGCCCCGGTTGCCTTCGACATCGTGGTGTCACGGCAGATGCTGCTGGACCGGCTGGACGGGGCGGCGGTCACCGCGCTCTATGACGACATGGCCGAGCGGGCCGGGGCGGTGGTGGCGCGCGGCGCCCCCGACCGACCGACACGGGCCAACCGCATCGCTTTCATGCGCTATCGCGGCCAGGGGCACGAGATCCCGGTCGATGTTCCCGACCGCGCGTTAATCGACGACGACGCGGCCTTGCTGGCCGAGCGGTTCCGCGATGCCTATACCGCATTGTTCGGCCGCGCATTGCCGCATGCCTCTGTCGAGGTGACGAGCTGGGGGCTGCGCGTCGAGGCCGAGGGCGCCGATCTCCTGCAGGAGACGGGCAAGCGGCGGGCAGAGCAATCCGACCGGACCGGGGCATCACCGGCTGCACTCGCCGACGGCGTCATCGCCCGTGCCGATCTGGCCGCCGGGCAATCGGTAGAAGGGCCAGCCGTCATCACCGAGGAAACGACGACCACTTTCGTGCCGGCGGGCGTCCGGGCCGAGCTCCTGCCGTCGGGCGCTCTGCTTCTGACCGCCAACCAGGGGGCAGCACAATGA